In Trifolium pratense cultivar HEN17-A07 linkage group LG7, ARS_RC_1.1, whole genome shotgun sequence, a genomic segment contains:
- the LOC123898583 gene encoding codeine O-demethylase-like, producing MAEVEIIGSKLAQELALNPENVPNNYIHKEGGVGFRDALLPSESDYIDIPVVDIANLASQQELHKLHSALSSWGLFQATNHGMTSLFLDKVREISKQFFDLPKEEKLKYAREPNGIEGYGNDVIFSENQKLDWTDRVYLKVHPEDQRNLKLWPQKPNDFRNTIEQYNESLRQLYEVVLRAIAKSLNLEDDCFLKECGEGDSMFMRFNYYPPCPMPDHVLGVKPHADGSSITFLLQDKEVDGLQVLKDNQWFKVPIIPDALVINVGDQIEIMSNGIFQSPVHRVVTNAEKERLTVATFCIPDSEKEIKPVDKLVNESRPILYRPVKNFVDIYFQYYQKGRRPIEASKIDY from the exons ATGGCAGAGGTAGAGATTATCGGGAGCAAATTAGCGCAAGAACTTGCATTGAATCCTGAAAATGTTCCAAATAACTATATCCACAAAGAAGGCGGTGTTGGATTTCGTGATGCTCTTCTTCCTTCCGAATCAGATTATATTGATATTCCAGTCGTTGACATAGCTAACCTTGCATCACAACAGGAGCTTCATAAACTCCACTCTGCACTCTCTTCTTGGGGATTGTTTCAG GCAACAAACCATGGTATGACAAGCTTGTTTCTTGACAAAGTGAGAGAAATTTCAAAGCAATTCTTTGATCTCCCAAAGGAAGAAAAGCTAAAATATGCAAGAGAACCAAACGGTATTGAAGGATATGGAAATGATGTAATATTTTCAGAAAATCAAAAGCTTGATTGGACTGACAGAGTATATCTGAAAGTGCATCCTGAAGATCAGAGGAATCTCAAACTTTGGCCCCAAAAACCCAACGATTTCAG GAATACTATAGAACAATATAACGAAAGTTTAAGGCAGTTATATGAAGTAGTTTTGAGGGCTATAGCAAAGTCACTGAACTTGGAAGATGACTGCTTCCTAAAGGAATGTGGAGAGGGAGATTCAATGTTTATGAGATTCAATTACTACCCTCCATGTCCTATGCCTGATCATGTTCTGGGCGTGAAGCCGCATGCTGATGGATCTTCTATAACTTTTTTGTTGCAAGATAAAGAGGTAGACGGTCTCCAAGTCCTCAAAGATAATCAGTGGTTTAAAGTTCCAATCATCCCTGATGCTCTCGTGATTAATGTTGGTGATCAAATAGAG ATAATGAGCAATGGAATTTTCCAGAGTCCAGTACACAGAGTAGTGACAAATGCCGAAAAGGAGAGGCTCACAGTAGCAACATTCTGCATCCCAGATTCAGAAAAAGAGATTAAACCGGTTGACAAACTAGTGAACGAGTCAAGGCCAATATTATACAGACCGGTGAAAAACTTCGTTGATATCTATTTCCAGTATTACCAGAAGGGAAGAAGGCCAATTGAAGCTTCCAAAATTGATTATTAG